The DNA window CCGATGTGCCCCGCACGGCCCTCACCCCACACTGGGGCATGGAGTTTTTTGCGCCCGACGGCACGCCTCTGTACGTGAACAGATTGGGCGACGGCCCACCCCTGCTGCTGCTCTCAGGTGGCCCTGGCTGCGTGAACTATCTGCAACCTGTGGCCCACCTGCTGCCCAGCTGGACCTGCCTGCTGCCCGACCCGCGCGGGGTGGGCCAGAGCGGCGGTGGCCCGCACGATCTGAGCACGGCCCTGGCCGACATAGAAGCCCTGCGCCAGACCCTGGGCGCCGCGCAGTGGACCGTGCTGGGCCACTCGTGGGGCGCGGATCTGGGACTGGCCTACGCCCTGGCGCACCCGGAGCGCGTGACCCGGCTGCTGAGCGTGGCCGGCACCGGCATTCAGAATGACCGCGACTGGAAAGCCGCCTACGAGGCCGGGCAAGGGCAGGAGCCGGCCCTGGAGGTCGAGTGGAACCCAGATGTTCACCGCGCCCTGATCACCAGCTGGCGCCAGTTCATCAAGACCCCCGACCTGCTGAGCCGCCTGTCCGTCCTGTCGGTGCCGGTCACGTTCCTGCACATGGAGGCCGATATCCGCCCCGGCTGGCCTGCGCGGCAACTCGCGGCGCTGCTGCCCCGGGGCGAGTGGGCCGAGGTGCCCGGCGCTCCCCACACCGCCTGGCTGACCCACGCCGGCGCCCTGGGGGCAGCGCTGCAAACCGCGCTGGGGGCGCCCGCATGAGGGTCCTGAACATTGAGGTGCCGCCCCAGCTGGCCGCCCGCTGGCGCACGTGGCTGGCCCCGGAGCAGCAGCCCCTGTTCCTGACCGCCGCCGAAGCGCACACCTTCGGCCTGAGCACCGTGCCCAGAGCCGACGACGCCCTGGCCCCGGAAACCCGCGACACCTTCACCGTGTGGGCAGTGGCCCCGCAGGCCGATCAGGTCGTGTGGGTGGACCGGGCGCACTGTGAGGCCCTGCCTCCGGGCCTGCGCCGCGCGCTGCTGCGGGCCCAGGTAAGCCACGGGCGGGGCAATGTGCCGCTGGGCCGCGCCTACGCCGACCTCTGGCCGGGGCTGCCCAGGGGCCGCCTGCTGTGGGCCCCCGAGCACCTCAGCCCCGCCGTGCTGACCCGATGGGCCGAGCGGGATGGGCTGCCCTGCCAGCGGGCGCAGGTGCCCAGCACTGTCTGGGCGGGGGCGGCGGCCCTTTTGCCCGGGGCGCGGGCGCTGGCCGGCACGTTTCCTGAAGGCAGCGCGGGCAACTGCTTTGGCGCGGTGATGGGCGCGGCGGGGGTCCCCGGCGCCGCGCAGACCTGGATGGGCCGCAAGCCCTTCGAGGCGTTCCTGCGGGCGCAGGCGCGGCCCGGTGGGCGCGACGACCAGCCCGGCACGGTGCTGGTGTGGCGTAGCGCAGACGGCCTCGTGCAGCACGCCGCCGTGACCCTGGGCGGCGGCTGGGCCCTGCACAAGCCCGCGCAGACGTGGTGGACGCCCCGGGTGGTGCTGCCGGTGGTGGCCCTCAAGCACTACTCGCGCAGCCGGGGCCAGCGCCTGGAGCGGTGGCGGTTGGTGGGGGCAGAGGAGGTGCGGCATGGACCCCAGAGATGAAGTAGAGCGACGTTTAAAAGAGCCGCCCTATACAGAGCTGCCCCCGTGGCACTGGCAACTGGAACAACTGAACGGCGACCTCTCGCAATACGACCTCCGCATGCTCCTGAGCCTCAAGAACCACTTGGACAATCTATTGAATGGCGCGCTGTATACGCCGCCTGTCAAGGACCTGGCTCCTCTTTGAATTCCGGAAAGGGCGAAGAGGCGCACCCTGTTCCTAAGCCCCCTGGCGGATGCCCGGCGGCAGGCGCCCAGCCCATGATGGGCGCCATGAGCCCCCTGACCCTGCGCGACCTGCGCAAACCCGACGACTTCACTGGTGCCGCCCGCGTGCTCAGTGCCAGCGATCCGGACTGGCCGGTCACCGCCGAGCTGCTGGCGGTGTGGGACGCCGCGCGCGACCCCGGGCTGTACCACACCGTGGTGGTGGCCGAGCAGGACGGGCAACTGGTGGGCCTGGGTCAGGCCGGCCACGACGACTTTGCCTACGAGGACTGGCGCTACTTCGGGGCGGTCACCGTGCACCCGGACGCCCGGGGCCAAGGCGTTGGCCGGGCGCTGTACGACGAACTGCTGGCCCGGCTGCGCGCCCGGGGCGCCCAGGACATCCGCACCATGCTCAGCGACCAGCCGCGCGACGAGGCGGGGCGCGCCTTTCTGGCCCGCCGGGGCTTTACCCGCACCTGGGACCGCTACGAGTCACGCCTGCACACGGGTGAGCTGAACCTGGGTGTTTTCGACGAGCTGCTGACGGGTGTGGCGGCCCAGGGCATCGAACTGCGCTCGATTGCCGACCTCGCTGGCGATGAGCACCGCGACTGGCGGCTCTATGAACTGGACTGGCGCCTCTTTCAGGACGTGCCAATGGGGCAGGCCCTGACCAAGCGGCCCTTTGAGGCGTGGCGCAAACAGGAATTGGACGATCCCACCTTCAGTCACGAGCTGTCCTTTGTGGCCCTGCGTCCGGGCCTGGACGATCCCGAAACCGGCCCCTACGTGGGCTACAGCACCCTGATGAAAGCCCCCGGCGGCTTCTATGTGATTGGCATGACGGGCGTGCGCCGCGAGGACCGGGGCCTGGGCGTGGCCAAGGCGCTGAAAGTGGCGGCCATGCGCGCCCTGCACGCGGCCGGCGGCGGCGAGATCCGCACCTTCAACGACCCGCCCAACAAGGCCATGCTGGGCATGAACCGCGCGCTGGGCTTTCGCCCTGGACCCACCCGCAGCCGGTACGAACTGCACCTGGACCCTGTTACGGGCGAGCGCCGCCCCATCGCCGCTGGGGGCGTGGCATGACCCGCGCCGCCCTGAACGTCACCATCCGCGAGGCCACGGACCACGACCTGCCCGCCCTGGCCGAGCTGCTGAGCGTAGTCAACCCCCGCCATCCCTGGACCGCCGAGCGCCTCGCCCACGACCTGCGCACCCTGCGCGCCGATCCCCTGGGCCTGCATGTGGCGCAGTGGGTGGCCCAGGAAGGTGGCGGCGCGCTGCTGGGCGCCGCTTCGGCGCTGCAGTTTGGCGGCATGTACCACCCGGGGCGCTACCACGCCGAACTGGGCGTGCACCCGGAGGCGCGCGCTCAGGGCATTGGCACCGCGCTGGCCGAGGTACTGGGCACCCACCTGCAGGCCCGGGGTGCCCAGGAGGTGCTGGCCGGCAGCTACGAGGACGAGCCGCAGGGTGTGGCCTTCTTGCAGGCGCGCGGCTTTACCGAGGTCATGCGCTTTTTCGACAACGTGCTGGAGATGGCCGATTTCGACGCCCCCACCTGGGCCCAGGCCGAGGTCCTGCCCCGGGGGCTGCGCCTGCGGTCCCTGGCCGAGCTGCAGGCCGAGCAGGGCCGGGACGCCGCCCTGCGCGCCTACTACGAGGGCTGGGTGGCCGCCCGCGAGGACGTGCCGCGCACCGGAGAAGCCACGCCCGTGCCCTTTGAGCGCTTCTGCCAGCAGCGCCTGGACCGCCCAGAGTTCTTTCCCGAAGGCGTGCTGCTGGCCGTGACCGAGGAGGGCGAGGTGGCGGCCCTGTCGGAACTGTACGGCGACGAGCACCACCCGGGCCGCCTGAACACCGGCCTGACCGGCACCCGGCGCGAGTGGCGGCGGCAGGGGCTGGCCCTGGCGGTCAAGCTGGCCGCGCTGCGGGTCGCCCGCGAACGCGGCGCCCACGAGGTCTGGACGGGCAACGCCACCACGAACGCGCCCATGCTGGCCCTGAACGAGCGCCTGGGCTTTCGCCCGCGCGTGGCCTGGATCGAGATGAAATGGGGCGGGGTATGACCGGCCCGCAGCCGCCCGGGGTGGTCCGGATAGACGTTGGCCCGGTGCAGCCCCACGAGTGGGACGCGGCGGCCCGCGCCTACACCGCCGCGCTGCCCCACGACCCGGTCAGCGGCGCAGAGCTGCGCAGGCGCGACGAGGAGCAGCGGGGCTGGGGCCACCACGCGGGCGTGCTGGTGGCCCGGCAGGGTGAAGAGGTGGTGGGCACCGCCTCGTACTTTCAGAACCCGGGCGCGTACCACCCGGGGCGCTTCACCCTGGAACTGGGCGTGGCCCCGGCGTGGCAGGGGCAGGGGGTGGGCCGCGCCCTCTGGGCGGCCCTGGAGGCGCGGCTCCGTGGGCTCGGCGCCGAATCGGCACGGATTCTGGCGCGGGATGAGCACCCAGTGGCCCCGGGGTTTCTGACCCGCCGGGGCTGGGTGGGCGACAAACGATACTTCTTCAGCGTGCTGGACGTGGCGACGTTCGACGGGGCCCGGTACGTGGGGCTGGCCGAGCGGCTGGCCGCCCAGGGCGTGCGCCTGCATTCCCTGACGGCTCTGCGGGCGGCCAACGAGCCGGACCTTGAGGCGCGCCTGCACACCCTGATGAGCGACGTGCGCCAGGACGTGCCCCGTGCAGAGCCGGCCACGCCCCTGTCGCAGGCGGTGTTTCAGGAGGCGGTGCTGGGCGACCCCGGCCTGCTGCCGGACGGCTATCTGGTGGCCGAGCACGGCGGCACCTTCATTGGGCAGACCACCCTGTTTCGCAGCGAGGCCAGCCCCGACCTGCTGACGGGCCTCACCGGGGTCACGCGGGCGTGGCGCGGCCGTGGGGTGGCGACCCTGCTCAAACTGGAGGCCATTCGCGTGGCCCAGGCCCTGGGCGCGCCCCTGATCCGCACCGACAACGCCAGCGACAACGCGCCTATGCTAGCGATCAACGACCGCCTGGGCTTTATGCGCGAAGGCGGCGCGACGACCTCCTACCTGTACCGGTTCTGAGGGCGGTGACCACATGACTTGGAGGGTTCACCTTCAGGTGATGTGGGGCGAGCGGCGCGAGTCACCGCGACAGACAGCGGTTGGCGTGGAGGGGGTCCTTTTCTCCCCTCTACGGAACGCAAGACCGCTGTGAGGGCGTCGCTGAGGGTAGTGCCGCAGAAGGGCTTTCCTTCCGCCTTCATCGCCCCATCCTCCTGTCATCATGGGCCCGCGAGGCGCCGATGACCGAAACCCACGAGATCGCCCACCCCCCAGACCAGCCGCCTTCTGGCCTGCTGCTGAGTGTGGACTGGGACGCCTTTTCGGGCACCCGGGAACTGGTGTTCGACGCGCCGATCTGGGGCACCCGTGACCGCGAGGAGGACCGGCTGGCCGCCTGGACCGCGCGGGCGCAGCGGCGTGGGGGAGAGGAGGACCCCGCCGCCCCCTGGGCCGCCCTGGACGCCGATTTTCCGCTGTACCCCGGTTGGGAGGCGCTGCGGGCCTACGCGGGGGTGCCCACCTGGCTCACCCTCAGCCACGCAGACGCCTGGGCGTGGCTGCAGCAGTTTCCCGGCCACGCCGTGCTGAATCTGGATTCGCACCACGACCTCGCCAGCTTTTCCGGCGATCCGGAGCGGGTGCGTCCGGGCAACTGGGCGGGGCTGGGGCTGCGCTCGGGGCTCATCCGGCACGTGACCACCCTGTACCCGGACTGGCACGCGGGGCTGCCCGTGGCCGAAGGGTTTGATCTGGGCCGCACCTGGACCGAGGTCTCGCCGCTGCTGCCCGCCGACCTGCATGGCCGCGTCACCCTGACCCGGCAGGCGGCCCCCGGCGCGGGCCTGCCCGACCCGGCCGAGGTGCGGGCGCTGCTGCTGGTGCAGTCCCCAGCCTGGACCAGCCCGGCCCACGACCCGGCGCTGCGCGAACTGGCCGGGGCGCTGCGGGCCCAGGTGCTTGTTCCCCCCCTCTGGCGGTCATGACGGCGCTGGGGGCGGGGGGTACAATG is part of the Deinococcus aquaedulcis genome and encodes:
- a CDS encoding alpha/beta fold hydrolase → MEFFAPDGTPLYVNRLGDGPPLLLLSGGPGCVNYLQPVAHLLPSWTCLLPDPRGVGQSGGGPHDLSTALADIEALRQTLGAAQWTVLGHSWGADLGLAYALAHPERVTRLLSVAGTGIQNDRDWKAAYEAGQGQEPALEVEWNPDVHRALITSWRQFIKTPDLLSRLSVLSVPVTFLHMEADIRPGWPARQLAALLPRGEWAEVPGAPHTAWLTHAGALGAALQTALGAPA
- a CDS encoding GNAT family N-acetyltransferase, yielding MSPLTLRDLRKPDDFTGAARVLSASDPDWPVTAELLAVWDAARDPGLYHTVVVAEQDGQLVGLGQAGHDDFAYEDWRYFGAVTVHPDARGQGVGRALYDELLARLRARGAQDIRTMLSDQPRDEAGRAFLARRGFTRTWDRYESRLHTGELNLGVFDELLTGVAAQGIELRSIADLAGDEHRDWRLYELDWRLFQDVPMGQALTKRPFEAWRKQELDDPTFSHELSFVALRPGLDDPETGPYVGYSTLMKAPGGFYVIGMTGVRREDRGLGVAKALKVAAMRALHAAGGGEIRTFNDPPNKAMLGMNRALGFRPGPTRSRYELHLDPVTGERRPIAAGGVA
- a CDS encoding GNAT family N-acetyltransferase; the encoded protein is MTRAALNVTIREATDHDLPALAELLSVVNPRHPWTAERLAHDLRTLRADPLGLHVAQWVAQEGGGALLGAASALQFGGMYHPGRYHAELGVHPEARAQGIGTALAEVLGTHLQARGAQEVLAGSYEDEPQGVAFLQARGFTEVMRFFDNVLEMADFDAPTWAQAEVLPRGLRLRSLAELQAEQGRDAALRAYYEGWVAAREDVPRTGEATPVPFERFCQQRLDRPEFFPEGVLLAVTEEGEVAALSELYGDEHHPGRLNTGLTGTRREWRRQGLALAVKLAALRVARERGAHEVWTGNATTNAPMLALNERLGFRPRVAWIEMKWGGV
- a CDS encoding GNAT family N-acetyltransferase, translating into MTGPQPPGVVRIDVGPVQPHEWDAAARAYTAALPHDPVSGAELRRRDEEQRGWGHHAGVLVARQGEEVVGTASYFQNPGAYHPGRFTLELGVAPAWQGQGVGRALWAALEARLRGLGAESARILARDEHPVAPGFLTRRGWVGDKRYFFSVLDVATFDGARYVGLAERLAAQGVRLHSLTALRAANEPDLEARLHTLMSDVRQDVPRAEPATPLSQAVFQEAVLGDPGLLPDGYLVAEHGGTFIGQTTLFRSEASPDLLTGLTGVTRAWRGRGVATLLKLEAIRVAQALGAPLIRTDNASDNAPMLAINDRLGFMREGGATTSYLYRF
- a CDS encoding arginase, whose translation is MLLSVDWDAFSGTRELVFDAPIWGTRDREEDRLAAWTARAQRRGGEEDPAAPWAALDADFPLYPGWEALRAYAGVPTWLTLSHADAWAWLQQFPGHAVLNLDSHHDLASFSGDPERVRPGNWAGLGLRSGLIRHVTTLYPDWHAGLPVAEGFDLGRTWTEVSPLLPADLHGRVTLTRQAAPGAGLPDPAEVRALLLVQSPAWTSPAHDPALRELAGALRAQVLVPPLWRS